One Neodiprion pinetum isolate iyNeoPine1 chromosome 1, iyNeoPine1.2, whole genome shotgun sequence genomic window carries:
- the Doa gene encoding dual specificity protein kinase CLK2 isoform X1, translating to MSSTSSTTAGGPGRQGSTRRNRYSRSSTTSVTQLLSDSCSSLLQRLTTRVRGPSNTLSSSNADRKSSSSSSVLGSTRTRLEDKYSSVLERYGSRKRDDSYSHRLDRDHSYYRRDGSYRRDDKTLEPSSPTPVTPSCVARSVLLAEKAYPYVASTPLSVNREKTPGFHRSATDRRSSLLSSESFRRYGRHKSGHADSRPSSRKARPHRTGRSDSCKATATTAAHRPQLRPVEIDPRSIERREIFENVDPDRTPTAFIDEAATAAADQAVSEREAKRKEIQSLIMKYAALDDVPVNNNAAAVEDAASFVHNNDNKEQTKLLSPRQQQQQHQQKQISTADLIASKYHRGAAFTGADLLATTSPRPPSVEDDEDGHLVYRSGDILANRYKVLATLGEGTFGKVVKVKDMQMDHVMALKIIKNVEKYREAAKLEINALEKIALKDPECQHLCVKMLDWFDYHGHMCIAFEMLGLSVFDFLRDNNYQPYPLDHVRHMGYQLCYAVKFLHDTKLTHTDLKPENILFVDSDYDIAYNNKKRIDVRRVKRTDIRLIDFGSATFDHEHHSTIVSTRHYRAPEVILELGWAQPCDVWSIGCILFELYLGITLFQTHDNREHLAMMERILGTIPHRMARKTKTKYFYHGKLDWDEKSSGGRYVRDNCKPLHRYLLSEDKDHVLLFNLIEKMLEYEPTQRITLKDALSHPFFDALPASQRLPDVRATGDNSVPTHERSHSLSR from the exons ATGTCATCCACGTCCTCGACGACCGCCGGTGGCCCAGGTCGTCAGGGATCAACGCGACGCAATCGTTACTCACGTTCGTCGACGACTAGCGTCACTCAGCTGCTCAGCGATTCCTGCTCAAGTTTACTCCAGCGTTTGACAACCCGCGTCCGAGGTCCCTCGAACACCTTATCGTCGAGCAACGCCGACCGCAAATCGTCCTCTTCGTCGTCGGTTTTGGGCAGCACGCGTACCCGCCTTGAGGACAAGTACTCGTCTGTACTTGAGCGTTACGGTTCGAGAAAGCGGGACGACAGCTACTCCCATCGATTGGATCGCGACCACAGTTACTACCGTCGCGACGGCAGTTACCGACGGGACGACAAAACGCTCGAACCGTCCTCGCCGACCCCTGTAACACCGAGCTGCGTAGCTCGCAGCGTACTTCTGGCTGAGAAAGCATATCCTTACGTAGCGTCCACCCCCCTATCCGTAAATCGCGAAAAGACGCCGGGCTTTCACCGGTCGGCAACCGATCGACGCTCGTCTCTTCTCTCCTCCGAGTCCTTCAGGCGTTACGGCAGGCACAAAAGCGGTCACGCCGATTCGCGTCCCTCGTCACGCAAGGCTCGACCTCATCGGACGGGTCGCAGCGACTCGTGCAAGGCGACCGCTACGACCGCCGCTCATCGGCCGCAGCTCAGACCCGTGGAAATCGATCCGAGATCCATCGAGCGTAGGGAGATTTTTGAGAACGTCGATCCCGACCGTACGCCGACCGCTTTTATCGACGAGGCTGCAACGGCGGCTGCCGATCAGGCAGTTTCCGAACGCGAGGCCAAACGCAAGGAAATTCAAAGCTTGATCATGAAGTATGCCGCTCTTGACGATGTTCCTGTTAACAATAACGCCGCCGCGGTGGAAGACGCCGCTTCTTTTGTtcacaataatgataataaagaACAAACGAAATTGCTATCGCCAcgacagcaacagcagcaacatcAGCAGAAACAGATTAGCACCGCCGATTTAATCGCTTCGAAATATCATCGGGGGGCCGCGTTTACGGGCGCCGATTTACTCGCGACGACT AGCCCTCGACCGCCCTCCGTCGAGGATGACGAAGATGGCCATCTTGTTTACCGATCCGGCGACATCCTGGCAAATAGAT ATAAAGTACTGGCCACCCTGGGCGAGGGTACCTTTGGAAAAGTTGTCAAGGTTAAAGATATGCAGAT GGATCACGTGATGGCCttgaagataattaaaaaCGTCGAGAAGTACAGGGAAGCTGCTAAACTCGAGATAAATGCTTTGGAGAAAATTGCTCTCAAGGATCCAGAGTGTCAACA CTTATGTGTGAAAATGCTGGATTGGTTCGATTACCATGGTCACATGTGCATCGCCTTCGAAATGCTCGGTTTGAGTGTGTTCGATTTCTTG AGAGACAACAACTATCAACCTTATCCTTTGGATCATGTTAGACACATGGGATACCAGTTGTGCTATGCTGTGAAATTTCTTCACGACACAAAACTCACTCACACTGACCTCAAGCCAGAAAATATACTCTTTGTTGATTCTGATTACGACATAGCTTACAACAACAAAAAG aggATAGATGTGAGGCGGGTCAAAAGGACAGATATTAGACTAATCGATTTTGGAAGCGCCACTTTTGACCACGAACATCATAGCACAATCGTTAGCACAAGGCATTACAGAGCTCCCGAAGTGATTTTGG aaTTAGGATGGGCACAGCCTTGTGACGTCTGGTCAATCGGCTGTATATTgttcgagttatacctcggcATCACCTTGTTCCAAACGCATGACAATAGGGAACACCTCGCAATGATGGAGAGGATACTCGGAACAATTCCACATCGTATGGCCCGTAAAACTAaaactaaatatttttatcacggTAAATTGGACTGGGATGAAAAGAGTTCAGGAGGCAGATATGTCAGGGATAACTGCAAACCCTTGCAC CGTTATTTACTCTCGGAAGACAAAGATCACGTACTGCTGTTCAATTTGATCGAAAAAATGCTCGAGTACGAACCTACGCAGCGTATAACACTGAAGGATGCTCTGAGTCATCCATTTTTCGACGCGTTACCTGCATCTCAACGGCTCCCGGACGTCAGAGCTACCGGTGATAACTCCGTTCCAACGCACGAGCGATCTCACTCGTTGTCGCGATGA